From a region of the Cololabis saira isolate AMF1-May2022 chromosome 8, fColSai1.1, whole genome shotgun sequence genome:
- the LOC133449326 gene encoding transcription factor HES-5-like, whose product MAPTITAATTNFQDHLTLTHKLRKPLVEKLRRERINSSIEQLKSLLGPEILKQQPDSKIEKADILEMTVCFLRRLHQQHHAVDSADVGQGYSRCVQEVVHFLSKEEVKTQSQRGLLRHFIQLKSSSEKNLRDADFSPLSSSVQSSNSKDKSPVNSAPWRPW is encoded by the exons ATGGCACCTACAATCACTGCAGCAACGACCAACTTTCAGGATCATTTGACTCTGACACACAAG ctcAGAAAGCCTCTGGTGGAGAAGCTTCGCAGAGAGAGAATCAACAGCAGCATCGAGCAGCTCAAGTCTCTGCTGGGTCCAGAGATCCTCAAACAGCAGCCAGACTCCAAGATAGAGAAAGCAGACATCCTGGAGATGACGGTCTGCTTCCTCAGACGACTGCACCAGCAGCATCACGCTGTGGACTCAGCAGATGTTGGTCAGGGCTACTCCAGATGTGTCCAAGAGGTGGTGCACTTCCTGTCCAAGGAGGAGGTGAAGACTCAGTCCCAGAGAGGACTGCTGAGACACTTCATCCAGCTGAAATCTTCCTCTGAGAAGAACCTGAGAGACGCTGACTTCTCTCCTCTGAGCTCCTCAGTCCAGAGCAGCAACAGTAAAGACAAGAGTCcagtcaacagcgccccctggaggcCGTGGTAG